The genomic segment CGTCCCCGAGGACGAGTACGACCAACGTCGCGACGAACTGAAGGAGATGCTGGAGGACCTCGAAGGGCCCGACGGCAACAAAGTCGCGGCGCGCGTCGTCGAGAAGGAGGAAGCGTTCCGCGGCGACCACGACGACATCGCGCCTGACCTCGTCGTCGTTCCCAACCACGGCTTCGACCTGAAGTCCGGCTTCAAGGGGAAAGACGACGTGTTCGGGCAGGGCCCCCGCAACGGGATGCACAGTTTCGACAACGCGTCGCTCTACATCGACGACCCCGACGCGACCATCGAGGACGCCGACCTGTACGACATCGCGCCGACCATCCTCGACCTGATGGAAGTCGAGTACAGTCGCACCGACTTCGACGGCGCCAGTCTCGTCACGCAGTAGGTCCGTCCCGCGGTAGATCCGTCGCGCAGTAGTTCGCCCCGTCTTTTTTGCCCGCGTTGGCTCGTCGAGAGCGCCTGCGCCGGCGACGTCGGCGGTTCGCTCGGACGGTCGACGATGCGCTCAGACGCTCGGTAGTCCGCTCAGACGGCCGCGCGGCGAGGACGGCCGCGTCGCTCCGACGGCCCCCGAGCGAGGACGGGTGCCGACCGCTCCCCTAGATGAGGTCGTCGAGTTCGTCGTTACTCCACGCGCTGGCGGGGTCCTCGCGTTCCTCGGCCGCCTCGGCCTCCTCGACGGCGTCCTTCGCTCGCTGCATGAACGCTTCGAGGCGGTCCGACCGCTCGACGCCGCCGAGGAGGATGAGCGAGGCGATGCGCCCGGAGTCGAGGGGGAAGTCGCCGCCGCGGACCTGGAGGCTGCCCGTCTCCTCCTCGACCCAGCGACGGGCGCGTTCGACGCCCTTCCGCGGTATCGTGTCCGGTTTCCCGGCGACGACGAGGAGCGCGGCGTCTGCCTCCGTCGCCTCGGGCAGACTCGTGCCGGTGAGCAGGGCGCGCCGCGTCGTGCTCATCACGGCGTTGATGTTGCCCTCGGCGTCCTCGGCGGACTCGGCGGCGGCGTATCCGAGTGCGGCGATGCCGCCCGACCGGAGCGTGTTGATGACCTCCGAGGAGTCCACGACGCTCTCGGCGACGCCCTCGACCGCTTCGCCGGAGGCGAACAGGAGGCCGATTCGCTGCGCGATGGCCTCGTTGATGGCGTCGAACCCCTGTTCGAGGCTCTCGCCGGAACTCCGGAAGGCGTCGTTGTCCACGAGGAGCAGCGAGTCCGCCTCGCGGGCGACGGTCTTCAGCGACCGACCCGCGTTCACCTGATACATCGCCCCCTCGTCGTCCCCGGGGAGGATGCCGAGGGCGTAGACGGGCACGTCGTAGATGCGCTTGAGTTCCTTCACGAGGACCGGCGCGCCGCCGCTCCCAGTGCCGCCGCCGAGTCCGGCGACGACGAAGATGGCCTCCGCCTCGGCGGTGACGCGGCCGTCGAGGGCGGACAGCACCTCTCGCTTGTCGGCCTGCATGACTTCCGCGCCGAGTTCGTTGTCGCCGCCGACCCCGTGGCCCTTCACGCGGTCCTGCCCGACGAGAATCGTCTCGAACGGGATGTCGCGGAGGTCGGCCTCGGCGGAGTTGACGGCGACTGCGTCGAGTATCGCGCCGAACCCCATTCGATCGTCGAACGCGACCAGTTCGCGGGTGAGTTTCCCGCCGGCCTGGCCGACGCCTATCAGGACGGTCTTCATATCCGACGAATCGGGAGTACCTACCTTCAACTTTCCCCACCGAGGCCTTTTATGGGATGACGGGGCCAGTCGCCCCATGCCCGACGACACGACCGACCTCGCGACGCTCGCCTCCCGCCTCGACGCCGTCGAACGCGCCCTGACCGACGAGAACGCCGCGGCGCGTTCGACCACCGGCGGCGACTCGGCTGCCGACCCGTCGACGGACGCTCCCGCGACCGTCGCGGAACTCGAACGCTCGGTCGCGGAACTCGAACGCTCGGTCGCCGACCTGTCCGCCGAACTCGACGCGGTTCGGGGACTGCTGGGCGGCGTCCGGGCGGTGAACGACTCCGTCGAACGCCGCGCGGACCTCGCACTCTCGCTCGTCGAACGCCTCGATCGGGACCGCGAGGCGGACGGGCTGGTCGCCGAACGCCTGCCGGACGAGGCGGCGGCGTCGGTGGACCCGGCGGACGCGTTCGGCGACGCCGCCGACGCGGACGAGTCCGACGTCGAGTCGCTCGCCGCCCGCCTGCGCGAGGCGCTGTGAAGTGATTCGCGCCGTCCTCGCGGCGGTTCTCACCACGGCGGTGCTCGCCGCGTCGCTGCCGGCGGTCGAGGACGCGCGGGCCGACCGGACGGCGACGGCGATAGACGCCTCGACCGAACGGCTCTCGGCCGCCGGGTCGGCACTCGCGTTCGAGTCCGACCCGACGCGGGACCCCGCCGTCGCGCCGACGCGCGCGGTGACGTTCTCGCTCCCGCCGCCGACGTGGACGACTGCGGGCGTCGGCTTCGTCGCCGTCGGCGGGCCGCCGGACGGCCCCGGCAACCGGTCGGTCGTGACGTACGCCGTCGGCGACGGCCGGCCGACGACCCGGCGACTGTCGGTGCCGCTTCCGCTCCGGACGCCCGACGGACCAGTCGTCCTCCGGGGGCGCGGCGACCGGTCGGTGACGGTGTCGCTCCGGCGAACGCCCGCCGGTCCCGCCCTCGTCGTCGGCCGCCCCACCGCCGACGGGGCCGCCGAGTCGGCGGGCCGCGCCGCCGCCTGAGATTTAAGTACGGAGACGCGGCCAGCGCCCCCATGTCACTCGACTTCACCGGCGTCGTCGCCGCCGCGAGTGCGGCGCTCTCGACCGTCACCGGTGCCGCTGGACCGGACGCCGACCGCCGCCGCGACGCCGCCCACGCCTCCTGCCGGTGTCGGCACGCGTTCGAGACGCCGACCGGGCGGTCGACCGACCGGACGGAACTCGTCGTGGACGCCGCCGACTGCCCCGGCGGCGGCGACCTGGCGCGCGCCCCGGCGTGTCGCGCCGCCGTCGTCGGCGCACTCGCCGACAGGGACGCCGACGTGGTCCGCGTGCGCGCGGACGGATTCGAACGGACGTACGACGACGACGCGGCGGGCGTCCTCCTCGCGGCGGGCCGGTTCGTCGAACGCGTCGCGTTCCACGACGAGTCGCTGGCGGACCGCGCCCGCCGCGACCCGGTGGCGGCGGTCCGCCGCGCGACGGGGCGTGCGGGACCGGTGGCTCGAATCGCCGCCGAGACGGGCCTCGCCGCGGGCGTCGAACGCGCCGACGACTACGAGACCCTCCTGCGGAGTTACGTCGGCCCGTCGGTGGCCCGGTCCCGCGTCGCCCGCCGCCCGCCGGCGGACGCCGTCCTCCTCGACCGCCGCGAACTCGACACCGGCGCGACGGTGCGACTCTACGACACCGGGGCAGGCCAGCTATACCACCTCACGCCCGTCGCCCACGAACTCGACGCGGCGGCGACGGCGACGCTCTCGGCGGCGCACGAGTGCCTCGCGCGCGGCGTCGTGCGGGGCGGCGAACGCGCCCCGGGCCGGGCGGTACGCCACGTCGCCGACGAGGACGACCCGGTCGAGGCGCTGTCGGCCGTCCTCGACCGCCACACCCGCGGCAACGGCGTCCTCGACGACCTGTTCGCCGACCCGCGGGTGACGGACGTGGTCGCGTCGGCGCCGGTCGAGTCGACCCCCGTTCGCGTCGCTCTCGACGGCGAACGCGTCCGCACGAACGTCCGTCTCACCCCGGACGGCGCCGCCGCCCTCGCCTCGCGGTTCCGACACGCCAGCGGTCGCGGGTTCTCCCGCGCCTCGCCCGCACTCGACGCCGCCGTCGACGCGCCGGACGGGTCCCGAGTCCGCGTCGCCGGCGTCACCGCCCCCGCCAGCGACGGCATCGGGTTCGCCTTCCGCGCCCACGGCGACGGCGCGTGGACGCTTCCGGGCCTCGTCGCCGCCGGGACGCTCCCGGCGGAGACGGCGGCGTTCCTCTCGCTCGCCGTCGAACGCGGCGCGACCGGACTCGTCGCCGGAACCCGCGGGGCCGGCAAGACCACGCTCCTCTCCGCCCTCCTGTGGGAACTCCCCGCGACGACGCGCCTCGTCACCGTCGAGGACACCCCCGAACTCCCCGCCGAAGCGCTCAGAGACGCCGGGCGCGACGTGCAGGCGCTCCACACGGACCTCGCGGACGACGGCTCGTTCTCGCCGACAGACGCGGTCCGCACCGCGCTCCGACTCGGCGACGGCGCTCTCGTCGTCGGCGAGGTGCGCGGCGAGGAGGCGAGCGCCCTGTACGAGGCGATGCGCGTCGGCGCGCACGGTCACGCCGTGCTGGGGACGATACACGGCGACTCGCCCGCGGCCGTCCAGGAACGCGTCGTCTCGGACCTCGGCGTCCCCGAGTCTTCGTTCGCGGCGACTGACCTCGTCGTCACCTGCGCCCGCGACGGCGGGGACAGGCGCGTCGAGACGGTCGCCGAAGTCCGACGGAGCGACGACGGCGTCCGCTTCGAGTCGCTGTACGAACGCGACGGTGACGACGTGTGCGAGACGGGCGTCGTCGCCCGCGGCGACAGTTCGCTGGTCGCCGCGCTCGCCCGGCACGACGAGTCCTACGCGGACGTGCTGGACGCGCTCGACCGCCGAACCGCGACGCTCGCCCACCTCGCGGAGACGGACCAGACGCGCCCGGACGACCGGTCGAACGTCGGCGGCGACGACGGAGGGCGTCGATGACGGACCTCGCTCGCGCGGCGGCGTCGCTCGCGCGCCTGTACCCGCGACCGGTCGAACCCGCGGACGACGTTCGCGCCGCGCTGTCGTACCTCGGGAGCGACGCCGACGCGGCGACGGTCGTTCGCGCCGGCTACGCGCTGTCACTCCCGCTGGCCGTCGCCGCGTTCGCCGTCGTCGTCCTCGTCGCCCCCGGTGCTTCGCTCGTCGCCGGTCTCGCCGGCTCCCTCGCCGTCGGCCTCGCGGCCGCGCACGCCGCGCATCGACTGCCGGTCGTCGCCGCCCGACTCCGCCGGACGCGCGCGCTGGGCGAGTCGGCGGCGCTGGTTGGTCGCGCGACCCTCCGGATGCGACTCGGGCCGACGCCGGAACGCGCCGCGTCGTTCGCCGCCCACACCGCGGACGGACCGCTGGCCGACAGCCTCGCGGCGCACGTCCGGCGCGCGCGCGGCACTCCGGACTCCGGGTTCGAGACGTTCGCCGCCGAGTGGCGCGACCGGTTTCCGGCGCTGGACCGCGCCGTCTCGCTCCTCCTCGCCAGCGCCGACGCGCGGGCCGAGGACCGCGAACGCGGCCTCGACCGCGCGCTCGACGCCGTTCTCGACGGCACGCGCGACGAACTCGCGACGTTCGCGGCGGACGTCCGCGGTCCGACGACGGGCGTCTACGCCTTCGGCGTCCTCCTCCCCCTCGCCCTGGTGGGCGTCCTGCCGGCGGCCCGCGCGGGCGGCGTGTCGGTTCCGACGGCCGCCTTCGTGGCCGTCTACGACCTGCTCCTCCCGGCCGGACTCGTCGCCGCGAGCGCGTGGATTCTGCTCCGCCGCCCCGTCGCCCTCGCCCCGCCGCGCGTCGACGCCGCGCACCCCGACGTACCGTCGTCGCTCCTCCCGGCCGGACTCGTCGCCGTCGTCGCCGCCGGCGTCGGCTGGGTCGTCGGCGCGACAGTCGCGCCGTGGGCCGACGCCCTCACCGCCGTCGGCGCGGGCGTCGGGTCGGGACTGGTCGCGCGGTACTACCCGATGGCGCGGGTCAGAGCGCGCGTGCGCGCCGTCGAGGACGGACTCGACGACGTGCTCTCGCTCGTCGGGCGGCGCGTCACGGCGGGCGACTCGGTGGAAGTCGCCGTCGAGTCCGCGGCGGACGCGGTGTCGACGCCGGCGGGCGACGTGTTCGCCGACGCCGCCGGCGTCCGCCGCCGCCTCCGCGTCGGCGTCCGCGAGGCGTTTCTCGGGCGTTACGGCGTCCTCTCGGACCTCCCCAGTCCGCGGGCGCGGAGCGCCGCCGCACTGCTCGCCGTCGCGGCGACGGAAGGGCGGCCCGCGGGGCGGGCCGTCGTCGCCACCGCCGACCACCTCCGCGAACTCCGACGGGTCGAGAGCGAGGCTCGTCGGGAACTCGCGTCGGTGACGGGCACGCTGTCGAACACCGCCGCCCTGTTCGCACCGCTGGTCGGCGGCGCGACGGTGGCGATGGCGGCGCGGATG from the Halogeometricum rufum genome contains:
- a CDS encoding tubulin/FtsZ family protein, encoding MKTVLIGVGQAGGKLTRELVAFDDRMGFGAILDAVAVNSAEADLRDIPFETILVGQDRVKGHGVGGDNELGAEVMQADKREVLSALDGRVTAEAEAIFVVAGLGGGTGSGGAPVLVKELKRIYDVPVYALGILPGDDEGAMYQVNAGRSLKTVAREADSLLLVDNDAFRSSGESLEQGFDAINEAIAQRIGLLFASGEAVEGVAESVVDSSEVINTLRSGGIAALGYAAAESAEDAEGNINAVMSTTRRALLTGTSLPEATEADAALLVVAGKPDTIPRKGVERARRWVEEETGSLQVRGGDFPLDSGRIASLILLGGVERSDRLEAFMQRAKDAVEEAEAAEEREDPASAWSNDELDDLI
- a CDS encoding DUF7310 family coiled-coil domain-containing protein; amino-acid sequence: MPDDTTDLATLASRLDAVERALTDENAAARSTTGGDSAADPSTDAPATVAELERSVAELERSVADLSAELDAVRGLLGGVRAVNDSVERRADLALSLVERLDRDREADGLVAERLPDEAAASVDPADAFGDAADADESDVESLAARLREAL
- a CDS encoding DUF7311 family protein translates to MIRAVLAAVLTTAVLAASLPAVEDARADRTATAIDASTERLSAAGSALAFESDPTRDPAVAPTRAVTFSLPPPTWTTAGVGFVAVGGPPDGPGNRSVVTYAVGDGRPTTRRLSVPLPLRTPDGPVVLRGRGDRSVTVSLRRTPAGPALVVGRPTADGAAESAGRAAA
- a CDS encoding type II/IV secretion system ATPase subunit, with amino-acid sequence MSLDFTGVVAAASAALSTVTGAAGPDADRRRDAAHASCRCRHAFETPTGRSTDRTELVVDAADCPGGGDLARAPACRAAVVGALADRDADVVRVRADGFERTYDDDAAGVLLAAGRFVERVAFHDESLADRARRDPVAAVRRATGRAGPVARIAAETGLAAGVERADDYETLLRSYVGPSVARSRVARRPPADAVLLDRRELDTGATVRLYDTGAGQLYHLTPVAHELDAAATATLSAAHECLARGVVRGGERAPGRAVRHVADEDDPVEALSAVLDRHTRGNGVLDDLFADPRVTDVVASAPVESTPVRVALDGERVRTNVRLTPDGAAALASRFRHASGRGFSRASPALDAAVDAPDGSRVRVAGVTAPASDGIGFAFRAHGDGAWTLPGLVAAGTLPAETAAFLSLAVERGATGLVAGTRGAGKTTLLSALLWELPATTRLVTVEDTPELPAEALRDAGRDVQALHTDLADDGSFSPTDAVRTALRLGDGALVVGEVRGEEASALYEAMRVGAHGHAVLGTIHGDSPAAVQERVVSDLGVPESSFAATDLVVTCARDGGDRRVETVAEVRRSDDGVRFESLYERDGDDVCETGVVARGDSSLVAALARHDESYADVLDALDRRTATLAHLAETDQTRPDDRSNVGGDDGGRR
- a CDS encoding type II secretion system protein; the encoded protein is MTDLARAAASLARLYPRPVEPADDVRAALSYLGSDADAATVVRAGYALSLPLAVAAFAVVVLVAPGASLVAGLAGSLAVGLAAAHAAHRLPVVAARLRRTRALGESAALVGRATLRMRLGPTPERAASFAAHTADGPLADSLAAHVRRARGTPDSGFETFAAEWRDRFPALDRAVSLLLASADARAEDRERGLDRALDAVLDGTRDELATFAADVRGPTTGVYAFGVLLPLALVGVLPAARAGGVSVPTAAFVAVYDLLLPAGLVAASAWILLRRPVALAPPRVDAAHPDVPSSLLPAGLVAVVAAGVGWVVGATVAPWADALTAVGAGVGSGLVARYYPMARVRARVRAVEDGLDDVLSLVGRRVTAGDSVEVAVESAADAVSTPAGDVFADAAGVRRRLRVGVREAFLGRYGVLSDLPSPRARSAAALLAVAATEGRPAGRAVVATADHLRELRRVESEARRELASVTGTLSNTAALFAPLVGGATVAMAARMGAAETALVEGGARTLGPSLLGVAVGAYVLALAVVLTALSTGLDRGLDRTLVGYRVGLALLSATAAYLAAFRGAALVF